One genomic segment of Candidatus Schekmanbacteria bacterium includes these proteins:
- a CDS encoding DUF2059 domain-containing protein, with protein sequence MKIKSIVIFIFAFILLSTIAFADKNSHRKEAEELLLTMKTDKTFNFLFEQQKKMMKETLKNMGINGENPLMEKYITKMIDLFKKEIGWNKMKEDYIDIYTDTFSEDELKEITKFYKSPVGSKFIEKMPILMQKTMAVSQKKLPQIVVEIKKIESELIQELKEELKRQEIQKEKKVESL encoded by the coding sequence ATGAAAATCAAAAGCATTGTTATATTCATTTTTGCCTTCATTTTACTTTCCACTATAGCATTTGCTGATAAAAATTCCCATCGAAAGGAAGCTGAAGAATTACTCCTTACTATGAAAACAGACAAGACATTCAATTTTTTATTTGAGCAGCAGAAAAAAATGATGAAGGAAACTTTGAAAAATATGGGAATAAATGGAGAAAATCCTCTTATGGAAAAATATATAACAAAGATGATTGATTTATTTAAAAAAGAAATTGGCTGGAATAAAATGAAGGAAGACTATATTGACATATACACTGATACATTTAGTGAAGATGAATTAAAAGAGATTACGAAATTTTATAAAAGCCCTGTAGGGAGTAAATTCATTGAAAAAATGCCCATTCTTATGCAGAAAACAATGGCTGTTTCACAAAAAAAATTGCCGCAAATAGTTGTTGAAATAAAAAAAATAGAGTCTGAACTAATTCAAGAATTGAAGGAAGAATTAAAAAGACAAGAAATACAAAAGGAAAAGAAGGTAGAATCTTTATAA